In a single window of the Armatimonadia bacterium genome:
- a CDS encoding PfkB family carbohydrate kinase — MAELDIVGIGLSTLDVLIRLGDMPSWEKGGSISSFGLDGGGPVGTACVAASRLGARVGYIGIAGNDDVARLKIDSLVENGVDVSHLAIREHPETHVIIVYVHEETGERVFAGLRNLGRSPVEPGELSREYITSARYLHLDGWHPDAALQAAKWMHEVGGTVCIDCAKTNGGVRPRTEELVRNCDIVICGSGFAPALTGRSDLWEAGEAVLDLGPRIVVQTEGEDGSYTTTADERFHTPAFTVDVHDTTGAGDVFHGAYLVGMLRGWDLQTIATFATGVSALKCTRLGGRKGIPSFEEVACFLHERGVDLPVPVA, encoded by the coding sequence ATGGCTGAGCTCGATATCGTAGGGATCGGACTCTCGACCCTTGACGTGCTGATTCGACTGGGCGACATGCCCTCCTGGGAGAAGGGCGGCTCCATCAGCAGTTTTGGCCTCGATGGCGGCGGACCGGTCGGCACTGCCTGTGTGGCCGCCTCGCGCCTGGGTGCTCGGGTCGGCTACATCGGCATCGCGGGCAACGACGACGTCGCTCGCCTGAAGATCGACTCCCTCGTGGAGAACGGGGTCGACGTCAGCCACCTCGCGATCCGCGAGCATCCCGAGACCCATGTCATCATTGTCTATGTACACGAGGAGACCGGCGAGCGTGTCTTCGCCGGCCTGAGGAACCTCGGCCGCTCCCCTGTGGAGCCCGGGGAACTGTCCCGCGAGTACATCACCTCCGCCCGCTATCTGCACCTCGATGGCTGGCATCCCGACGCTGCCCTTCAGGCCGCGAAGTGGATGCATGAAGTGGGCGGCACCGTCTGCATCGACTGCGCGAAGACCAACGGTGGCGTGCGTCCCCGGACGGAGGAGCTCGTTCGCAACTGTGACATCGTCATCTGTGGCTCGGGCTTTGCACCGGCGCTGACGGGTCGCTCGGATCTGTGGGAAGCCGGAGAGGCGGTGCTCGACCTCGGACCGCGCATCGTCGTCCAGACCGAGGGCGAGGACGGAAGCTACACCACCACCGCCGACGAGCGCTTCCATACTCCGGCCTTCACGGTCGACGTCCATGACACCACCGGCGCGGGCGACGTCTTCCACGGTGCATATCTCGTCGGCATGCTCCGCGGCTGGGATCTGCAGACCATCGCCACCTTCGCCACGGGTGTCTCCGCTCTCAAGTGCACACGCCTGGGCGGTCGCAAGGGCATTCCCAGCTTCGAGGAGGTTGCCTGCTTCCTGCACGAGCGAGGCGTCGACCTGCCCGTCCCTGTTGCGTGA